The Candidatus Micropelagos thuwalensis genome has a window encoding:
- a CDS encoding phosphatidate cytidylyltransferase yields MNQQVVQAVGSSPKGGLKSRFITAVLALPIVLIILWQGGLPFTAFIAIICVIMGVEWINIISKEAKLAQILLSSLLVLIALASHEGFGAGLGFYIFGLLISIGLSLLLGLQLSLLGGGFAYIGAATLSIILLRSLDNGIWLVLFVFWVVWATDVMAYVFGKTIGGAKLAPVISPNKTWAGLAGGIIGAAIIGAVMSFFIPNTSAIYLIVFGGILAVISQIGDLFESSLKRKYDVKDSGGILPGHGGMLDRLDGMLAVAITVFLLLIARSFDKGLTANAVLVW; encoded by the coding sequence ATGAACCAACAAGTTGTTCAGGCTGTCGGTTCGTCGCCTAAGGGCGGCCTTAAATCACGTTTCATAACAGCCGTTCTAGCGCTTCCGATTGTTTTGATTATCTTATGGCAGGGTGGGCTTCCCTTTACGGCTTTCATTGCCATTATTTGTGTCATCATGGGTGTTGAGTGGATTAATATCATCTCTAAAGAAGCCAAACTCGCTCAAATTTTGTTAAGTAGTTTGTTGGTGTTAATCGCTTTGGCAAGTCATGAAGGGTTTGGGGCCGGCCTGGGTTTTTATATCTTCGGACTTCTTATTTCAATTGGTTTGTCTTTATTACTTGGGTTGCAGCTCTCTCTTTTAGGGGGCGGCTTTGCCTATATTGGTGCAGCAACCTTATCTATCATCCTTTTGAGGAGCCTTGATAATGGCATCTGGTTGGTACTTTTTGTTTTCTGGGTTGTCTGGGCTACCGATGTTATGGCCTATGTTTTTGGTAAAACGATAGGGGGAGCCAAACTCGCACCGGTGATTTCGCCAAATAAAACTTGGGCTGGTCTTGCTGGCGGTATTATAGGCGCCGCCATTATCGGGGCCGTTATGAGTTTCTTTATTCCCAATACCTCAGCCATATATCTCATTGTGTTTGGTGGTATTCTGGCGGTCATTTCTCAAATAGGTGATTTGTTTGAGTCTTCTTTAAAAAGAAAATATGACGTGAAGGACTCTGGGGGGATATTGCCGGGGCATGGCGGTATGCTTGACAGGCTAGATGGTATGCTCGCCGTAGCGATTACAGTATTCCTGCTTCTCATTGCCAGAAGTTTTGACAAAGGATTGACCGCAAACGCAGTTCTGGTCTGGTAA
- the dxr gene encoding 1-deoxy-D-xylulose-5-phosphate reductoisomerase — protein sequence MVQKISILGATGSIGDSTLQVIDAHPDDFCVSAVTAGNNVERLAEICKRFRPKFAAIADEALYEDFKAALAGLEVETACGEAGVLAAAAYPADRVMAAITGFSGLKPTLTALENCSIVMLANKECLVAAGSLFMDIAAQQNTTVLPVDSEHNALHQLLVSKSIEDVRHLTLTASGGPFLNLPLDQLAEVTPEMAVKHPIWSMGEKISIDSATMLNKGLELIEAQHLFAVPADKLKVLIHPQSIIHGLVTMHDGSVMAHMGTPDMQIPIAYCLGWPERLKANIAALDLADERELSFLTPDLKRYPCLELAFEVLNAGQGMQTVMNAANEIAVEAFRKAQIGFADIAGLIRDTMDKMTDADISCLADVYAVDEAARREALDSISL from the coding sequence ATGGTACAGAAGATTTCAATATTAGGTGCTACCGGATCTATCGGGGATAGTACACTGCAGGTGATAGATGCTCATCCAGATGATTTTTGCGTTTCTGCTGTTACTGCCGGAAATAATGTTGAGCGTTTAGCCGAGATTTGTAAACGTTTTAGACCAAAATTCGCCGCGATTGCCGATGAAGCGTTATATGAAGATTTCAAAGCTGCTTTGGCTGGCTTAGAAGTTGAAACTGCTTGCGGCGAAGCAGGTGTGTTGGCAGCTGCGGCTTATCCTGCAGACCGCGTGATGGCAGCGATTACCGGGTTTTCTGGCCTGAAGCCAACATTAACTGCACTAGAAAACTGTTCAATTGTCATGCTTGCAAATAAGGAATGTTTGGTGGCGGCTGGGTCTCTATTTATGGACATTGCGGCGCAACAAAACACGACTGTATTACCTGTCGACTCTGAGCACAATGCATTGCATCAGCTTCTTGTTAGCAAATCTATTGAGGATGTGAGGCATCTGACGCTAACTGCTTCTGGCGGGCCCTTTTTGAATTTGCCATTAGATCAACTTGCTGAAGTTACCCCGGAAATGGCAGTTAAGCATCCCATCTGGTCTATGGGAGAAAAAATTTCAATAGATTCCGCGACAATGTTAAACAAGGGTCTTGAACTTATTGAAGCTCAGCATCTGTTTGCGGTGCCAGCAGATAAACTCAAAGTGCTGATACATCCACAATCAATTATCCATGGTCTGGTGACCATGCATGATGGATCAGTCATGGCGCATATGGGAACGCCTGACATGCAGATACCCATTGCTTACTGTTTGGGGTGGCCAGAGCGTTTAAAGGCTAATATAGCTGCGCTTGACCTTGCTGATGAAAGGGAATTGAGCTTTTTGACCCCTGATTTAAAACGTTATCCTTGTTTAGAACTCGCTTTTGAAGTCCTTAATGCAGGACAAGGCATGCAGACTGTTATGAATGCGGCGAATGAAATTGCAGTTGAGGCGTTTAGAAAAGCGCAAATCGGTTTTGCGGATATAGCGGGTCTTATTCGCGATACTATGGACAAAATGACCGATGCTGACATTTCCTGCTTGGCTGATGTTTATGCCGTTGACGAAGCTGCCAGACGAGAGGCATTGGACAGTATCTCTCTGTAA
- the rseP gene encoding RIP metalloprotease RseP, with protein sequence METVLDIIFNALFGVVVPFLFVIMVVVFFHELGHFWVARRCGVRVETFSIGFGHTLYSWMDSKGTSWKICLWPLGGYVKFYGDEDAASSPDNEKLKELTEDDQKDVFHFKPLWQRSAVVAAGPIANFVLAILIYACLFTFVGKQISLPIVDTIRENSAAERAGFIPGDLILSIDGSPVESFNDVARTVSVNPDRDLVFVVERSGMEVELVARPELVEDVDNFGNRYRLGRLGITSRPDQTRVSKVYYDPITAIGKGVSETTFIITQTFRSLGGIISGRESADALGGPVKIAQISGQMASLGWVAVFNWIALISVSIGLINLFPIPMLDGGHLLFYSYEAVIGKPMPEKVQEYGMRAGLAFVIMLFVFVTWNDVSKISLFN encoded by the coding sequence ATGGAGACCGTTTTGGATATAATCTTTAACGCCTTGTTTGGAGTTGTTGTTCCTTTCCTTTTTGTAATCATGGTTGTGGTATTCTTCCATGAGTTAGGGCATTTCTGGGTCGCAAGGCGGTGCGGGGTAAGGGTTGAAACCTTTTCTATTGGTTTTGGGCACACCCTTTATTCATGGATGGATAGTAAGGGTACGTCATGGAAAATTTGCCTGTGGCCATTAGGTGGGTATGTCAAATTTTACGGTGATGAGGATGCTGCCAGCAGCCCAGATAATGAAAAATTAAAAGAGCTGACCGAAGACGATCAAAAAGATGTTTTCCACTTTAAACCCCTGTGGCAACGGTCAGCTGTAGTCGCGGCTGGACCTATAGCTAATTTTGTTCTGGCTATCTTAATTTATGCCTGTCTCTTCACATTTGTCGGCAAGCAAATTTCTCTTCCGATTGTTGATACCATCCGTGAGAATAGCGCTGCTGAACGGGCAGGGTTTATTCCCGGTGATCTTATTTTATCCATTGATGGTTCTCCGGTTGAGAGTTTTAACGATGTCGCCCGGACAGTATCCGTTAATCCTGACCGTGATTTGGTGTTTGTTGTTGAGCGCAGCGGCATGGAAGTTGAACTGGTAGCACGCCCTGAACTGGTTGAAGATGTTGATAATTTCGGAAACCGATATCGCCTGGGGCGGCTCGGCATTACGAGCAGACCAGATCAAACGCGCGTCAGCAAAGTTTATTACGACCCCATTACAGCAATTGGTAAGGGTGTCTCAGAAACTACATTTATCATCACTCAGACCTTCAGGTCGTTAGGCGGGATTATCTCTGGACGTGAGAGCGCTGATGCGTTGGGTGGGCCGGTTAAAATTGCTCAGATATCAGGTCAGATGGCCTCTTTAGGCTGGGTTGCGGTTTTTAATTGGATTGCACTAATTTCAGTAAGTATCGGACTGATTAATCTTTTCCCGATACCGATGCTTGATGGCGGTCATTTGTTGTTCTATTCCTACGAAGCCGTTATAGGAAAACCAATGCCTGAAAAAGTTCAGGAGTATGGTATGCGTGCCGGCCTTGCTTTTGTTATTATGCTCTTCGTTTTCGTAACGTGGAATGATGTTTCTAAAATAAGCCTGTTCAACTGA
- the bamA gene encoding outer membrane protein assembly factor BamA: MTNSKFSAFIALFAFTYLATIIAEPLAAQENRAPAEEDFSIQFIEVEGSQRVEADTVRSYMILKPGMTADPLLLDQSLKSMFASGLFADVTIRRERGGLIVTVVENPIVNRVIFEGNDKLDDDDLYEESSLRPRQVYTRSKIQNDVEKFVELYRRSGRFSAKVEPKVIQLPQNRVDVVFEIEEGETTRVRSINFIGNKRFDDDRLREEISTQESRWWRFLSSNDKYDPDRIAYDSDLLRRFYLSKGYADFRVISSFAELTRDGKKFFVTFNVEEGEKYEFGDSVIDTNLKDVNIQELEQLIRHETGRVYNSKKVDDTVDDLTEALGTKGYAFADVRPRVRRNRKDLIVNITYRIQEGPRVYVERINVNNNVRTQDRVIRREMYLREGDAFNRALLNKSERNIKALNFFGEVEITETPGDDEDSVVLDIDVEEQSTGELAFGIGYSSVEDLSTQFSIVERNLLGRGQLLSLSTSISSQRTFLNLRFAEPYFLNRDLFGSVDVFRTTTDYDTEAALETSETGLGGSIGFPVAEDARLNIFVRLSENELINDAYTPQFGAYLRPFTELKAQLGYTYTIDKRDDVIDPTEGWDFIFSQNIATPLGDVTYIRSTIVADYYKPFFEEWVFHAKLSGGIIGDYEKEGISYNDNFFVGGSIIRGFKRSGVGPRDLQTDYVLGAKQYLVGTLEAKVPLGIPKDFGIKTYIFTDFGVIGKTDVEATNVQDDTAFRASYGLTFNWKSPFGPVRFDLARPLAEEEYDRAQFFRFTAGTRF; this comes from the coding sequence ATGACAAATTCAAAATTCTCAGCTTTCATTGCTTTGTTTGCCTTTACATACCTAGCCACAATTATTGCTGAACCATTGGCTGCGCAAGAGAATAGAGCACCAGCCGAAGAAGATTTTAGTATCCAATTCATTGAGGTTGAGGGTAGCCAGCGTGTGGAAGCCGATACAGTTCGGTCTTATATGATTTTAAAACCCGGTATGACTGCTGATCCCCTATTACTCGATCAGTCACTCAAGTCCATGTTTGCTTCAGGCCTATTTGCGGATGTTACGATCAGGCGAGAAAGGGGTGGGCTTATTGTCACCGTGGTTGAGAATCCAATTGTTAACCGCGTCATTTTTGAGGGTAATGATAAGCTGGATGATGATGACCTCTATGAAGAGTCCTCACTGCGTCCACGACAGGTCTATACGCGTTCCAAAATTCAAAATGATGTAGAGAAATTCGTCGAACTATATCGTCGCTCTGGTCGTTTTTCAGCGAAGGTTGAACCAAAAGTCATTCAATTACCACAAAACCGCGTGGATGTTGTTTTTGAGATTGAAGAGGGTGAAACCACGCGCGTCCGGTCGATTAATTTCATCGGTAATAAAAGATTTGATGATGACCGGTTGCGCGAAGAAATTTCCACACAGGAGTCACGTTGGTGGCGCTTTTTGTCCTCAAATGACAAATACGACCCTGACCGTATCGCTTATGATAGTGACCTTTTACGCCGATTTTATCTTAGCAAGGGTTATGCAGATTTTCGCGTCATTTCTTCTTTTGCAGAATTAACTCGTGACGGTAAAAAATTCTTTGTAACATTTAATGTTGAAGAAGGTGAAAAATACGAATTTGGTGACTCGGTCATCGACACGAACCTCAAAGACGTAAATATCCAGGAGCTTGAGCAGCTTATTCGACACGAGACAGGGCGCGTCTATAACTCCAAAAAAGTTGACGACACGGTAGATGATTTAACAGAGGCTCTTGGTACAAAAGGCTATGCTTTTGCAGATGTTCGTCCACGTGTTCGTCGTAACCGAAAAGACCTGATTGTTAACATCACCTATCGTATTCAAGAGGGGCCGCGTGTTTATGTAGAGCGCATTAATGTGAATAATAATGTGCGCACACAAGATCGCGTTATTAGACGTGAAATGTACCTGAGAGAAGGGGATGCCTTTAACCGTGCGTTGTTGAATAAATCTGAAAGAAATATTAAAGCCTTAAATTTCTTTGGTGAAGTTGAAATAACCGAGACACCCGGAGATGATGAAGACTCTGTAGTTCTTGATATTGATGTCGAGGAGCAATCAACAGGTGAGTTAGCATTCGGTATAGGCTATTCTTCGGTCGAGGATCTTTCAACCCAGTTTTCAATTGTTGAGCGCAACCTTCTCGGTCGTGGTCAACTTCTGAGTTTGTCCACTTCAATTAGTTCTCAACGTACCTTTCTAAATCTAAGATTTGCTGAGCCTTATTTCCTAAATAGAGATCTCTTCGGAAGTGTTGATGTGTTCAGAACAACGACTGATTATGACACAGAGGCAGCCCTTGAGACATCTGAAACCGGTCTTGGTGGTTCAATTGGCTTCCCAGTTGCAGAGGATGCAAGGTTGAATATTTTTGTACGCCTTTCTGAAAATGAGTTAATTAACGATGCTTACACGCCTCAATTTGGAGCATATCTTAGACCTTTTACAGAATTAAAAGCGCAGTTAGGGTATACTTACACAATTGATAAGCGAGACGATGTGATTGATCCAACTGAGGGTTGGGACTTTATTTTTTCTCAAAATATTGCAACTCCACTTGGTGACGTTACATATATTAGATCAACCATTGTAGCGGACTATTACAAACCATTTTTTGAAGAATGGGTTTTCCACGCAAAATTGAGTGGAGGAATTATTGGAGATTATGAGAAAGAAGGTATCTCATATAACGACAATTTTTTTGTTGGTGGTTCTATCATTAGGGGTTTCAAAAGATCTGGTGTTGGCCCTCGTGACCTACAGACAGATTATGTTTTAGGTGCTAAGCAATACCTTGTTGGAACTTTGGAGGCGAAAGTCCCACTAGGAATTCCAAAAGATTTTGGAATAAAAACATACATTTTCACCGATTTTGGTGTTATTGGTAAAACTGACGTTGAGGCTACCAATGTTCAAGATGATACTGCTTTCAGGGCAAGTTATGGTTTAACTTTTAACTGGAAATCGCCATTTGGGCCTGTTCGTTTTGATCTGGCCAGACCATTAGCGGAAGAGGAATATGACCGTGCTCAGTTCTTCCGTTTCACTGCAGGAACACGTTTTTAA
- a CDS encoding OmpH family outer membrane protein, which translates to MLKKLVIFSFALFLFSVPQQVFAQSNVLILNIEKLFADSKAGKSMISQVQKKQEAIKSQRDKAQKDLSDKVQKLESQKTMMAPDALQAKADELKLEEIAKNQELQQELRKIDAGLAAARAEILKSLSPILKDIMNEKGAIAILERSAVLIGSPDVDITDTATKRLDGVLSSVKVEAPAK; encoded by the coding sequence ATGCTTAAAAAACTCGTAATATTTTCGTTCGCACTGTTTTTATTTAGTGTACCACAACAAGTCTTTGCTCAGTCGAATGTTCTGATTTTGAATATTGAAAAACTTTTTGCCGACTCTAAGGCTGGCAAAAGTATGATTTCTCAGGTTCAAAAGAAGCAAGAAGCAATCAAGTCTCAAAGAGATAAGGCACAAAAGGATCTTTCTGATAAGGTTCAAAAGCTCGAATCTCAGAAAACAATGATGGCACCTGATGCACTTCAGGCTAAAGCAGATGAGCTTAAACTTGAAGAAATTGCTAAGAACCAAGAGCTTCAACAAGAGCTGCGCAAAATTGATGCTGGTCTTGCTGCCGCAAGAGCAGAAATTTTGAAAAGCCTCAGCCCGATTTTGAAAGATATTATGAACGAGAAGGGTGCTATTGCAATTCTCGAACGTAGTGCTGTTCTTATCGGTAGCCCTGATGTTGATATTACAGACACTGCCACAAAACGCCTTGATGGTGTTCTGAGTTCTGTAAAGGTTGAGGCACCTGCAAAATAA
- the lpxD gene encoding UDP-3-O-(3-hydroxymyristoyl)glucosamine N-acyltransferase — protein sequence MVDSRFYPPGKTFSIAELAGFLNVEIKQGDGNASINGVSSLLDAQQSDIVFYNDVKYKNDLAVTRAGALLISAGDIDSIGDFPAAVLVVDDPYKSYALIAQKIFPDQAQAKPVVGVQAEQIHDDAIIGTNVEIGYGAVICAGAEIGEDTIIGANAVIGPGCVVGRRSVISANSVVQFALIGDDVHIHPNVSIGQDGFGYAPDFSGHVKIPQLGRVIIQNHVSIGVGSDIDRGTLSDTMIGEGTKLDNQVHVAHNVRIGRHCLIAGQVGFAGSTIIEDYVMSGGQAAFNGHIHVGKGARILGASVVVKSIPAGQEVAGYPARASSLWRKETALLGQLLRKRKTNKGE from the coding sequence ATGGTAGATAGCCGTTTCTATCCCCCTGGTAAGACGTTTTCGATTGCTGAATTAGCCGGATTTCTGAATGTAGAAATCAAGCAGGGGGATGGGAATGCTTCTATAAACGGTGTTTCCTCTTTATTGGATGCTCAGCAGAGTGATATCGTTTTCTATAACGACGTCAAATATAAAAATGATTTGGCTGTTACCCGTGCAGGCGCTTTATTAATATCCGCTGGCGACATTGACAGTATCGGTGATTTTCCTGCCGCTGTATTGGTTGTTGATGACCCTTATAAATCTTATGCATTGATTGCTCAAAAAATTTTTCCGGATCAAGCGCAGGCAAAACCTGTGGTAGGGGTTCAGGCAGAGCAGATTCATGACGATGCTATTATCGGCACAAATGTTGAGATTGGTTATGGTGCTGTAATTTGCGCTGGGGCTGAAATTGGTGAAGATACAATTATAGGTGCTAATGCAGTAATTGGCCCGGGTTGTGTTGTAGGGCGTCGATCGGTTATTAGTGCTAACAGCGTCGTACAATTTGCTCTTATTGGTGATGATGTTCATATTCACCCGAATGTTTCAATTGGTCAGGATGGCTTTGGATATGCGCCTGATTTTTCAGGCCATGTAAAAATTCCCCAGCTGGGCAGGGTGATTATTCAAAACCATGTGAGCATCGGTGTTGGCTCTGATATAGACAGAGGTACCCTGAGCGATACGATGATAGGGGAAGGCACAAAATTAGATAATCAAGTTCATGTTGCACATAATGTCCGGATTGGGCGTCACTGTTTGATTGCCGGACAAGTCGGTTTTGCCGGAAGCACAATAATTGAGGATTATGTTATGTCCGGAGGGCAAGCAGCTTTTAACGGTCATATTCATGTCGGAAAAGGGGCTCGGATACTAGGGGCTTCCGTAGTTGTGAAAAGTATACCTGCCGGTCAAGAAGTCGCCGGTTACCCAGCACGGGCTTCTTCGCTTTGGCGCAAGGAAACGGCATTATTAGGCCAGTTGCTCAGAAAGAGAAAAACTAATAAAGGCGAATAA
- the lpxA gene encoding acyl-ACP--UDP-N-acetylglucosamine O-acyltransferase produces MSNIHPTAEVDKGAEIGNGVEIGPFCVIGPNVKIGDNTVLHSHVSISGHTTIGMGNEVFPYASLGHIPQDLKFKNEKSFLEIGDGNRIRENVTINLGTEGGGGITRVGNNSLFMVGVHIAHDCILGDNIVMANYAALGGHVEIANNVIFGGFSAIHQFSKAGKYSFIGAGAMVVGNVIPFSTVMGDRACLVGLNLVGLKRANFKREDIHSLRNAYKLLFSSSDVDLLEQRVQQAEEEFGGSPLVNDLLSFIKSIDKRGICLPPQN; encoded by the coding sequence ATGAGTAACATACATCCAACAGCCGAAGTCGATAAAGGCGCAGAAATAGGGAATGGGGTGGAAATTGGCCCTTTTTGTGTCATTGGTCCAAATGTAAAAATTGGCGATAACACTGTTTTACATTCACATGTGAGCATTTCTGGCCATACAACAATAGGCATGGGAAATGAAGTTTTCCCATATGCCTCACTGGGGCATATTCCTCAAGACTTAAAGTTCAAAAATGAGAAAAGTTTTCTTGAGATTGGAGATGGCAATCGTATCCGTGAAAATGTCACCATAAATCTTGGTACAGAAGGTGGCGGTGGTATTACGCGTGTAGGTAATAACAGTTTGTTTATGGTGGGTGTTCATATCGCTCACGATTGTATACTTGGTGACAATATTGTTATGGCGAATTACGCGGCACTTGGTGGGCACGTCGAGATTGCGAATAACGTAATTTTTGGTGGTTTCAGTGCAATTCACCAGTTTTCTAAAGCTGGGAAATATTCTTTTATTGGTGCTGGGGCTATGGTCGTAGGTAATGTTATTCCTTTTAGCACTGTCATGGGAGACAGAGCATGTCTTGTAGGGTTAAATCTGGTTGGACTCAAACGCGCTAATTTTAAACGTGAGGATATTCATAGCTTACGTAACGCTTACAAATTGTTATTTTCATCCTCTGATGTGGATTTATTAGAGCAGCGTGTACAACAAGCAGAAGAAGAGTTTGGTGGATCACCTCTGGTTAATGACTTATTGAGTTTTATTAAATCTATTGATAAGCGGGGCATATGTTTACCTCCACAAAATTAA